AAGCTCATGATCAGGCCCAACATACTTTCGAAAATAAGATTAAGCCTGCATAAATCcatacactagaaaaaaagtTACTGATGACTACAATATTAATGGTTATTGCTAAAAAccatggtaaataattattattaactacggttaaacaaaattgattgaaaaaactaacttcccatcatgaaaaaaattatttgccatgACTGAgagccatgacaaatattttagccaccttCGCAAAAACCACAGTTAACAACCGTTCCGCGGCAatggtaaattactatttgcTTCGACTATTTGTTATTAACCATGACAATTAACCATAGTCAAATGTTATAATTCTTATAGTGAATTTTTTCTCGCCTTGTTCCAGGAGTATTCCAAATTTTCGGTTTTACGGACTttctccaaccacactactTGAAAATATCGAGGATTTGAATACCCAGAAATAAGGCAGTCAGAgaaatgtatgaatttataaaggcttaattttattctcaCAAACATGTTGGGCCTGATCGTATAGGAAAAAAACAATTGGTACTATacgtttttttaaaaaggcaAAATGGTGATTAATTAGGCCTACTTTAAGTTACAATGTGGTCATTAAGTTGGCATTCAATTGGAAAAACGCTTTTATTTAAGTTACTTTTTCTAATCAACCAAATTGTGCGAATTGATTGACCCTTCATCATTCAGAATTACCAAATTATCGGCATTTAATTCCTTGATTGATAAGACAAGATTCAATTGCCATAAATACTTCAATTCCATATACGTTTGTAGAATTTCTATGTGAAAATACACAGAATCTTCTTGTAATTAGGAAGgagatgataaattttctCCAGCACATACCCtaatatatgtgtataaataCCTCTAATTGGGTGGCATCTTCACCCACacaacaaaccaaaaccatAGCAAATGGCTCAAAGACTGCCTTATCCTCCTTGTGCAAGTTCTGGGTGCTCCAAAGGTATAATATTCGTTGTAGTTTGTAACTCAAAAAATACATTCTCCTAACTGTTGTTTGTATCAGAGTTGTGTTGTTCTTTCTGATTATTAGATAtgaattttgaacataaataGGGTACAAATCCATATGGCCTGACGTAGTCGGCATGGATCGCACTCAAGCCAGAATCATAATCGAGTATGACAACCCGTTGGTGACTGTCGTTTTCATGCGCCAAAATCAGGGACGGCTGACGGATCACTGCTGCAATCGCGTCTATGTTTTCCATGATGACCATTACAGAGTTTTGGCCGAACCCTTTGTGCCGATGGTAGGCTAAGGATGACGAGTTGGGATCAGtaaagaggaagaaataaaaataagttgaataaaattacttagtcgatgttgctttttttttttatatggaagAGGGCTTTGttttggtaaaatatttttagaaaagaagTCGTGATTTCGTGGGTTTACTTTGTTCTTATACAACTTGATTAAATTGCCTGTATGGTACATAAAgagtttatgaaaaaattatatacataaaatgagcatgaaagattaaagaaaataataatgtaaaattactTGAAACGTATTGGTTATGGTCAAAATATGATCCATGGATTGTCAATTATTCCAAACtaagtaaataattacacttaaaatgTACGTAATTTGTGTTGCAACTTGGTATAAGCTCAATGGTTAGTTTAAGTCTCGTGTGTCTCAGACTCTGACATCAGGGTAAAGATTCGAgtgaaaatttttatgtatatagttTCAAACTTTCCAGTGGCAAACAACGGAAAACTAAACTGGAAACCATACATGGACAACATCAAAAGCATAGGCAAGGTAGTATTATAAAAGGAAAGCGCTCGAGGACATCAGCAACATCAAGGTCCCAactctttgtaatattttgagagAATGTTTGCTTTTAAACTCACTAGAGGTAGCTGGAAAGATTTGTCGTAAAACAGTTAATatcttgaaacaaaaatttatccaAGCAAACAAGTGACATAAacgagtaaataaaaaattatttcttaaacttataattatgagaaTTCTCTATCTTTCTATGTggtttatcattattatttttgtaattaataatggaATTTAACCTCAAAAGCTTCTCTTAAAACAAAAGAGCTATGtcaattcaacaaattaattgTTAAGGAGGagttgttttccttttcaaattacaatatataacTTTCAAAACATAAGTGCAACTCTATTgccaattaaaaattaatgccAAACTCAAAGAGAGCATTTTGATGAACttatagaaatttttaattttaaaagtaagtTGTTAGAATTAAGATTCATTGGTTATTACGTGAAAATGCAGTGAATCATATGAAAACCATATCACTAAGAGACATAccttattaatatttacaaataaaatatataattataaatcttgaaaaccataaacaaaattcacatggaaaacTACTCATAAAACTCTTGAGTTTAagctaatatttataaatatgaaatacgtatctattattttctttataggGTGTATGACAGAAATTTTCATTGCACAAGAAAGAGTAACGAGCAATATGAGGTATTATTCagaaatatactaatatagaagagaaagaatcagcaaaagaaagagttaccagaaaagaaaagaagatttCCGTAGTGATGAGGATTTTATTGCCAAATTATAGAAGGACAATCTTTCGTTAAGGGCAAAATGGGCATTTCATCAGAGGTCGCTGGTCGCTTCGGGTCATGGTGCTGGCAGCCGGGCCAAGTTGTTCGGATCCGACCCGAATAGGTGGAGCCATAGGACAATGCTTAATCAACGCATGAATAGTTCGGGAAACGACACGTGTCGGGTAGTGGGACCCGTTTAAGTCCTATAAATACCCAAGCTATATTGAGAAGAGGTACTTTCAGACCCATTATCTTAAATCGCATATTGAGATCGTATTATTTTCCTTCGATCACCACTTAACTTAAGCAGGGTCGTCGTCGGGGACGAACCCGACTAGCTTAACTTTCCTGTTTTATCCTCAGGCCCCATCTCAGATCTGGGGAGGTGACGCGACTTAGATCGCAGTCGTTGATCAAGGTCGCATAGAATCGAACTGGATCACATAGACAACAATGTCACAACAATGTACAAATGGAAAACACCAGTGACTGAACATGTACTGATTGTGAAAACTGAACCTTCAAAGATATAATGGAATAGTTTAGCAGCTAAAAACTTGCAACCCAATTACCACATGTGGACATGTAGTCATTTGACAATCAAACATTGACATAATCCATGTCCGCAAAACCATTTTTATCAAGCTGAAAATTGGACTAAAAGGCCTGAGAATGATTTATATCTCTAGATACCTGGCAATGCAAGAATACAACACTCATATTTCAATCTTGAAGGAGATAATATCTTGAACAGCGTTCAATACAGAAATACACTCAGATTAAAATGGTTCTGACAGCAACATCAAAATACCAACAAGTCTAAAAATCCTGACAAGGAGCACTTAATATTGAGGAGACTGAGTGGATTGTCAGCTTAAAATTCATCACAATTCACAGTAACAATATCTAATTACACTGCTTAATGACAATTGACACTTGTTATCCATCTCATGATGGAGTAGTGCTCTATACCATAAACCAATTTCATAAACCAACAATCAGTCCATGATGCCTAAAATACTCAGTAGTTGTTTTGCTTGGTATTTCATTGATTATCTTTCAAAGTTTTGGATTAATCTTTGTACATGGTCACTTGTGTGTATAATTGTGATTGTGTTTGTGTCTGTGTAATACGAAATGGACATGGTGAAAGAAAGTTTGAATATGTTAAACGACCACCTCATCATTTAGTATCACGTGCAAACTCTGCGTGcaaaacatttttctttttttatatatgaatggATGCAACGAGATTTGGGACCAAAATCTCTTGTTTGGCTTGTATGGTCGTGCTCTGATAGGATGCTAAACAACCGTATCatctaaaagtttaaacttttaaaaaagataattgtttaatattaatatcttgtaAAGATTTTCAACATAATCTGTAGGAGTAGAAAGGAAAAACACTTAAAAGGTGTTGGAAATCCTGTTTCGTTGTATATAATGTTTTCTGGTCTATGTACTTTTGGTTGATGGTTACAGCATAGTTGGATTGTGCAGCATAAAGGCTTTTGGGCATCAAGACTTCCACAGGGAACAATTGTGACGAGGAATCTAACTTACAGGGATGGAAATGATTGCAGCTGCTCGTGTTTTTTGTGTTCTTGTGGCAGATTTATTAGAGAAAAAGCTTCAATAGATTTGACAAAGTTTGGTGAATTACATGCAGTAAAATCTCAAGCAATGATTTGATGGAGCCATTGATTGCTGAAGGAATTATGAGGGCTCTGGCGGGGTCACCACAATAGGACTCCTCACGTTGTGCTTGCCATTCTCTTCCACCCAAGTGATCGATCCATGATTGATGACATACTCATCGTAACTCTTATAGCGTATGGTTAAAGAGAATCTTTgcttctcatttttcttctgaAAGACTAATTTCTCTGGGGATACTGTGATCACAGAATCCTTTGGCCTTTTCACCTTTACTTTGTATGTAGCAGCACCGTTCCCAACGTTTGTGACAGTTCTTTGGAATTTCTGGGTTAGAGTAGTTCTTTCTTGTAGTGGGTCATATAGTGCAACGAATGCTGGGTAATTAAGATCAGTGGATGGGCTCGAGCAGTTGTAGGTTGATCTTATGATAGATTGAGTTTGTTCACGAGTATAATTCAGGGCACATACCAGATTTACATAGTCTTGAGCAGTGACATCATATATAAGTCCTGGATCAAGTGCACGATTTGGATCAACTTGTCCTGCTCCCATGTCCAACGGTGTGGCAATGTCATAACGATGCCCCATGTCTTTGATGGGTTTCTGAGTGTTATCGATTGGATTTGCAGTGGTCATCATGGCTGACCGAATAGCAGCAGGACTCCACTCAGGATGCGCAGCTTTCAGGAGTGCAGCAACTCCAGAGATATGTGGACAAGCCATTGATGTGCCTGACTCTAGATTGTAGTCACTAGACAATTGTATGTTGGAACCGATATTTGCTACACTCGTGTATGGATTATAGGCGGCTAATATTAATACACCAGGTGCCATTATGTCGGGCTTCAAAATGCCTGGATAGCTTCGTGCTGGACCCCTTGATGACGATTCAGATACAGCTGGAGCAGGTCTTGGCTCCTTCCCCAGGATTGTCTGCTGGAAGTTGATGCTTGCTGTTGGTTCGGAGCTATTTGAGGCATACCTGATCACACGTTTTCCTTCTTTGGGGGTAATTACAACACCAGGATAAGGAAAAGATGTGGATCGAATTATACTAGTATcttcagaaataaaaatagcTGCCAGGGCATTTGATTGAGAAACATAGCTGATTTGATCAGAGAATTCTGCAGTATCAAAAGATTGGATGCAAATGATGATAGCAGAGGGAGCTTCTGCCAATAGTTCAGCTGAACTGCAAGCTGATAAGGTCTTATTGTAATAGAGAGGCAAGTTTCTGATTGTTGCCCTTGCAGGAAACATGGTCCAGCCCGTGATAGTCAAACCGTTCCCCAGCATCAAGATCCCAGCAAACCAGCGATCAACTGTTCCTGATGCTGCTATCACTGCCCAAGGGATTCCCTCGAGTAAAGTTCCAAAATTTGGACCACGATTTCCTGCCGAAACAGAAACAAGGATGCCTTTCTCCATTGCACCAAATGCAGCAATTGCAATAGGATTCTCATACAAATCAATTGTTTGGTAACTTAAAGAGATCGATAAGACATCAACGCCATCAGCAACCGCCTGATCAATACCTGCAAGTGCATCAGACTCGTAGCCTCCTTCATCCCAAAGGACTTTGTATATGGCCAGCCTAGCATGAGGAGCTACCCCTCTTGCTGTCCCTGGAGCATAGCCAAAGAAGGAAACATCCTTGACATAATTCCCAGCCGCAATGGAAGCGACGTGTGTGCCATGACCATAGGTATCTCTTGTGGAGTTCATACTAATTGTACCATCAGGATTGGCTGCTAGAACCCCCTGATTGAACCATCTAGctccaataattttcttattacaCAATGATGAATTGAAATCTTGGCCCACCACACAAGCCCCCCTCCACCTTGCTGGAACTTCAGTCATTCCTTCATCCCTGAAGCTTGGACTTTCCGGCCAGATACCAGAGTCAACGACACCAATAATCACATCTTTCCCATATTGAGATGCTGGCCATATTCCGGAGGCAGTGTTCAGCCCAAGAAATTTGTATGTATGAGTGGTGTCAGGTGTGACGGGCCGGTCAACATGAGCCGAGAGGAGACCGGGTGATTTCCTCAAGGATTCAAGCTCATCCTTCGACATCACTGCACTGAATCCATGAAACGCATTGTCATAGCTATGGACCAGCTTCGGACCGGGCTGGTCCCCATCCGATGACTTGAGACCGACCGATTTGATGGATCCCAAGATACTAGAGTACCAATGGTGGCCACCGGAAAAGGCCTTGGGCATGGAAGACTTGTCCATATGGACAATATAAGTTGATCTTTGTGCCGAAGCATGATGAGCCAAGAGAAACCATGAGAACAAAACTAGAGGAACTGCCTTAACCAGCACCATTCTCCTCTGAAATTTGGTAGCATAGGATAAGATCTGGTCTGAATTTACTATATCATATAGTGAGAAGGGGCAGCTTTCTTTAATAACCCATACTCATCTTCCTAAGtgtctgtttttcttttgaatattttagtGACTGCAGGAATAAAATTCACATGGTGCAACattttcaattcattaaaCAAGACTTTTTTGAAGCATCCTTGATATTGGTAGGGCAGCCATTGCAAGCGACGGACGAATGCTGCGCGGAATTTCTGCTGTTGGGCCAAAttcttaataaattgatcatcAGAAAGTTGGCTGCTATgcagaaagaaggaaaagcaaattgtaatttgtttacCAGAATAGCATCATAATTGTCACGAGGAGTACAGGAAgcaattaattctaattaagGAGTGCAAAATTAGGTAGAAAGAGAATTAGATGGTAACTAGTTCCCTTCCAggtttagaatttaaaataggcttatttttatgttttcgtTGCGTTCTCGTCGGGTTTTGGACCATACCCATTCTTTCACGTATGACGCTATTactcattataaaaaaaataattgacacCAAATATGAATTTGTTATGGCTAATTACTATGATCAAAGTGAAAGAAATTGTACTAAACATACATtaagtaaattctttttattaaatgatacACTAAACATACATTagcttaataattattagttactttgtttttaagaaaatcagtttatttgaattttaaaagaCCTTGGATAAATTTATGGTgactatataatattacaaaataaaataaagtaagaataattgtaataaatatgattggtcaattatggtttatttatattttaatatgtgcCAAGTTGGTAATTCTTATATCTATgtcataatttattgaataacctaattaataattatttttacagtacctattacaatattattagtaactatattaataaaaatatagcatgtaatatataaaaaaattagaagattaTTGGAATCATTTACACTTTCTATAATAGAATAAACGACGTTTATCTATGGTTGCGtgtcctttttttcttcttggtGATGTTacacattttgatatttttacaaGGAGCAATTTTTTCGTACATTGTTGAAAAGATCAATCTTgtgtactaatattttattttattatattagagatgataaaaaaaatcatttaatgtACCCAATAATTACACCTCAAATGCTCAAATGACATTTTAGTCTATCTTAGTACAAAAAGTGTTCAGTTTACATgataagtaattataattgattctcatttttatcttttaaccTATGTTACTCCTCAAAATGCTTGTTTTACATGacaattcatttaaataattttatttatcttttgacCTATTATAATATGCCAAGTGGTTTAATTAATTCCTGTTTATATCTATGCTGGAAAATTTTTCAACGATAACCTTTCAATTTTCACGTTTTTGTTTTCTAgtcatttttcttgttatcATAAAGGTAGTCTGATCTAGTATGcgtattatttattgatatgagtgcattttactataatttcaagtggtattttgcttttttttgtgtcaaaatgctcctaattTGCAGTATTAGCTTATAATGGATTGATGAAgtgaaaaagggaaaaagaagtcaaaaattaaaacttgacGAATTAGAAGGATGAGTTAGGCGTAGGAATGTGGCTGCAAAAGGAAGGTTCAAAACTTGATTTCTGAAAAGATTTGAAGCTGATTGAGATACATTTTGATGGTTGCGGACTATAATTGTTGGAGAAACTTCTTAAAGACAACAGTTTTAATTCCtttagtcttttagttcaattagaaatttacctttttcaGTAATTAGATAAATAGTTAGTATATCTACGTGATGTAATTGACATTAGAGACATCTTTGAACCTTTGGATCTTGGATATCTGCGTTTTTATAATactttcctcttttctttttatgtgtTCTTCTATAGGCATGTCTAGTTAAATTCTCTAATTTCGAATAAAGACTCGGTGAATGCGTAACCCCTATGAGTTGCGATATCTAATTTTGTACTTTCTACTATCATTCGTGTTGGTATTTATGTTATTCTATGTGCTCTTATTAcgaataatctgatttatgaatgataggGTCAATTGCTAATtgtcaaaaatatttacctAATCAATTAAACTAGTGGTAACgcaatataattgattatgcagtagttttcgattatgttgtggggaatgcacaatctaatttaaataaatcctcgtaggaattttaTTGgaagaattgggcctttctagttcttaatacTGTTGGTAAATTAAACATTGAGTACGTTCccatttattattgtttactaatagggatttagtcaacggacaTTTCTTAACTATGgataaggtaaaaaaaaaatgaggttgttaggtcgtaccaatgactataactaatttatctattatgaataattgtcatctttgcatctatgatcaaccgtTGAATTGAACATCGTCCTGTCTTTTGCTGGAATATTTCTCTCATATTTACTTCTCTtttaaatactcttttattctaattaattttaaacttagaTTTTAATCAAAACCGCCCCTTTTATCTTCACTTCTACTCTAAAATAGGAATcaatttgaaacaaatttcTATGAATTCAACCCTATTCATTACTTTCACAAGTTTTTAGtaggataatatttttgatggCTTCAACACACATTATTTATGAgcataatatacaaaaaaaaatgatatgagtaaataagtataatgtgaaaagtaattaatagaaataaatatgaataatgtgAAAGTAATTAacaagaataaatatgaaaaatgtgaaaaataattaataagaattaataagtatattattttatatttttatacttaaaataatattacaagattaatttaatctaaaaaaagaaaaaaagcttTTTAAGTGACTcataataaaagatatatagatatataaatatagatgaCGACAAGTTGCTGCAAGTTTGCTCGTCCCTAGTTGTTTAAATGTGTTTATAATTTCAGTTGTACGAAAAATTCTAGTTCAAATCAGGTGCACATGCTAGCAAAGTTGATCTATTTTTTTCCTGCCAAGATTCCCAAAACACTGCCACAGGACTAATCACATCAGAAGGATTTGTTTGAACTTTGACATAGTTCACACAATTCTTTTCCtcatatgataattattattgactaaACATTATAGAGTTGGAAGAATTGGCTGGTCAGATGATGATGCTGACAGAATTAGCTCACAGACATGAGCATTTAGAAGAGTGATCCCTGGAGATATTCAGAGTTCTACTGAAGAAACTAGTCATTATTAGTGAGTAGACACCACAATGGGACTCCTCACTGTGTGGTTGCCATTCTCTTCTATCCAAGTGATTGAACCAGGAGCGAGGACAAACTCACTGCTAATCGTGTAACGAATAGTCAATGAATAGCTCTGCTTCTCGTCTTTCCTTGTGAACATTAAAGTCTGGGGTGAAACGGCGATAGTGGAACCATTTGGTTCTTCCACCTTGACTTTGTATGCAGCCGGTCCGTTCCCTACATTTGTGAGTGTACGCCTGAATTTCCTTGTTGACGTTGTTGTTGTTTCTTGAGTTTCATACAGAACAATAAAAGATGGGTAGTTTAAGTCAGAGGATGGAGTGGAGCAGTTGTAGCTTGATCTTAGGATGGTTTGAGTTTGTGCAGTTGTGAAATTCATGGAACAAACAAGATCGACGTAGTCCTGCATGGTGGCATCGTAAATGAGGCCTGGATCGAGCGCACGGTTTGGATCAACTTGCCCTGCTCCAATGCCTAAAGGAGTGGCCACCTGATAGCCAAAGCCCATATCCTTGATCGGTTGATTAGCGTTATCGAGTGGATTTGCAGTGGTCATCATGGCAGATTGGATAGCCGCAGGGCTCCACTCGGGATGAGCAGCTTTTAGAAGAGCAGCAATTCCAGAGATATGAGGGCAAGCCATTGATGTGCCGGACAAGAGATTATAGTCGCTTGACAGCTGTATGTTGGTCCCGATACTCGCTCGGGAAGAGTAAGGACTGTGTGCTGCTAAGACCAAAACTCCAGGTGCCATTATGTCTGGTTTCAAGATTCCAGGATAGCCCTGGCCGGGGCCTCTGGATGAAAAACTTGCCAGGGCCGGAGCAGCTCTCGGTTCTGTCCCAAGAACTGTTTGCTGGAAATCAATGGATGCTGTTGGTGTATCGCTATTTGTTGCGTAATCAATCACCTCTCGTGCTTCTGAGGGCGTAATTACGACTGCAGGGTGACGAAAGTTGGTGGAAGTCTCTAATATACTTGGATCTTCAGAAATGGCGATGACTCCTGGGATATATGTTGTTGCTAAATCATTCATCAGAAACAAGAAACTAAGATGATCAGTTAGGTTGCATATAATAATACTGCTATGAGGGGCTTCTGCCAGTAATTCTGTTGAGTTGCAGGCAGATAACGTCTCGTTGTAAACAATAGGGAAGTCTCTGACTATCGCTTTTGCAGGCAACATAGCCCATCCAGTGATTGTTTTACCGTTCCCGAGCGTCAAAGTGCCAGCGAACCACCGATCAACAGTCCCTGCTGCAACTACGAAGGCCCACGGGATGCCCTCGAGCAGAGTTGCAAACCCCGGGCCGCGATTCCCAGCCGAGACAGAAACAAGGATTCCCTTTTCTCTGGCACCAAACCCGGCTATTGCAATGGGATTCTCATACAAATCTCTCCTGCGATAACTTAGAGAAATCGACAGTATATCAACTCCGTCGGCCACAGCCTGATCAATACCTGCTAGTGCATCAGACTCAAAGCTTCCTTCAAGCCAGAGTACCTTATATACTGCCAGACAAGCTCGCGGGGCAACCCCTCTGGCCGTTCCAGGTGCATAGCCGAAAAACGAGACACCGTCAACATAGTTTCCAGCAGCTGTGGCCGCAACATGCGTGCCGTGACCAGTTTCGTCCCTGGCAGAGTTCGGAAAAATCTTAACTCCAGGATTCGCCGCTCGGACTCCCTCATTGAAGTACCTAACTCCAATCAGCTTCTTGTTGCACAATGACGAATTGAATCCTTCACCTTCCTGGCAAATTCCCCTCCACCTTGCTGGAATTGCAGTCATACCATCATCTTTAAAACTCAGGCTCTCGGGCAACACTCCAGTATCAACAACTCCGATGATCACATCTTTTCCGTACTGAGATGCTGGCCAGAGCCCTGTTGCTGTATTCAACGAGAGGAATTTATAGGTGTGGGTGGTGTCTGGTATTACAACCCCGTCAGGGTAAGCTGACAGGAACCCTGGAGACTTCTGCACGGCTTCCAGTTCCGGTTTGGACATGACTGCACTGAATCCATGAAAGGCATTGTCATAAGTATAGACGAGCTTCGGTTCCAGGTTGTCTCGATCAAGTGATGTCTGAGCTACTGATTTTGCAGATTGAAGCACGGAAGAATACCAGTAATGGTGGCTAGAAAATGCCAAAGGCATGAAAGATTTGTCCATATGTACAATATACGTACTTCTTTCAGCTGAAGCATGAGGAACATGATCAGCCAACAGAAACAAAGAAACCAGAATCTGAGCCAATAACTGAAGCAACTGCATTTTTTTCCATGTATGTGAATAGAAAGAGGAGAGAAAGATCATAAGATGATTCATTCTTTCAACCCAAAGAAAGCATTGGCGTCTGGAATTTCGAGACTTTCTTCCTCAACTTCTGCTCAATTA
The window above is part of the Sesamum indicum cultivar Zhongzhi No. 13 linkage group LG2, S_indicum_v1.0, whole genome shotgun sequence genome. Proteins encoded here:
- the LOC105155480 gene encoding subtilisin-like protease SBT1.9, which codes for MVLVKAVPLVLFSWFLLAHHASAQRSTYIVHMDKSSMPKAFSGGHHWYSSILGSIKSVGLKSSDGDQPGPKLVHSYDNAFHGFSAVMSKDELESLRKSPGLLSAHVDRPVTPDTTHTYKFLGLNTASGIWPASQYGKDVIIGVVDSGIWPESPSFRDEGMTEVPARWRGACVVGQDFNSSLCNKKIIGARWFNQGVLAANPDGTISMNSTRDTYGHGTHVASIAAGNYVKDVSFFGYAPGTARGVAPHARLAIYKVLWDEGGYESDALAGIDQAVADGVDVLSISLSYQTIDLYENPIAIAAFGAMEKGILVSVSAGNRGPNFGTLLEGIPWAVIAASGTVDRWFAGILMLGNGLTITGWTMFPARATIRNLPLYYNKTLSACSSAELLAEAPSAIIICIQSFDTAEFSDQISYVSQSNALAAIFISEDTSIIRSTSFPYPGVVITPKEGKRVIRYASNSSEPTASINFQQTILGKEPRPAPAVSESSSRGPARSYPGILKPDIMAPGVLILAAYNPYTSVANIGSNIQLSSDYNLESGTSMACPHISGVAALLKAAHPEWSPAAIRSAMMTTANPIDNTQKPIKDMGHRYDIATPLDMGAGQVDPNRALDPGLIYDVTAQDYVNLVCALNYTREQTQSIIRSTYNCSSPSTDLNYPAFVALYDPLQERTTLTQKFQRTVTNVGNGAATYKVKVKRPKDSVITVSPEKLVFQKKNEKQRFSLTIRYKSYDEYVINHGSITWVEENGKHNVRSPIVVTPPEPS
- the LOC105155481 gene encoding subtilisin-like protease SBT1.9, which produces MNHLMIFLSSFYSHTWKKMQLLQLLAQILVSLFLLADHVPHASAERSTYIVHMDKSFMPLAFSSHHYWYSSVLQSAKSVAQTSLDRDNLEPKLVYTYDNAFHGFSAVMSKPELEAVQKSPGFLSAYPDGVVIPDTTHTYKFLSLNTATGLWPASQYGKDVIIGVVDTGVLPESLSFKDDGMTAIPARWRGICQEGEGFNSSLCNKKLIGVRYFNEGVRAANPGVKIFPNSARDETGHGTHVAATAAGNYVDGVSFFGYAPGTARGVAPRACLAVYKVLWLEGSFESDALAGIDQAVADGVDILSISLSYRRRDLYENPIAIAGFGAREKGILVSVSAGNRGPGFATLLEGIPWAFVVAAGTVDRWFAGTLTLGNGKTITGWAMLPAKAIVRDFPIVYNETLSACNSTELLAEAPHSSIIICNLTDHLSFLFLMNDLATTYIPGVIAISEDPSILETSTNFRHPAVVITPSEAREVIDYATNSDTPTASIDFQQTVLGTEPRAAPALASFSSRGPGQGYPGILKPDIMAPGVLVLAAHSPYSSRASIGTNIQLSSDYNLLSGTSMACPHISGIAALLKAAHPEWSPAAIQSAMMTTANPLDNANQPIKDMGFGYQVATPLGIGAGQVDPNRALDPGLIYDATMQDYVDLVCSMNFTTAQTQTILRSSYNCSTPSSDLNYPSFIVLYETQETTTTSTRKFRRTLTNVGNGPAAYKVKVEEPNGSTIAVSPQTLMFTRKDEKQSYSLTIRYTISSEFVLAPGSITWIEENGNHTVRSPIVVSTH